The uncultured Desulfuromonas sp. genome has a segment encoding these proteins:
- the ilvB gene encoding biosynthetic-type acetolactate synthase large subunit, with amino-acid sequence MKKTGSQILLECLRLEGVETVFGYPGGTVINIYDDLMDSPIKHILNRHEQAAVHAADAYARVTGKVGVAIATSGPGATNTITGIATAYMDSIPMVIISGQVPTPLIGNDAFQEADMIGITRPITKHNYLVRDVKDLARIVKQAFYIARTGRPGPVLIDLPKDVQVDATTFSYPENVDLRGYKPTVNANPRQLEKAAKMILAARKPVIYVGGGATLSDVSDDLLKFAETIQAPVTTTLMGMASFPKTHPLSMGMLGMHGTFYANMAVTNSDLLIALGARFDDRVTGKIATFAPHAKIIHVDVDPTSIKKNVRVDLPIVGMLDDVLPRLTEKVQRDQNELKEVIEATGAWRTQVDEWKEQHPMAYKQTKSTIKPQYVIEKLRELTNDDAIIATEVGQHQMWTAQFFDFSQPRTFVTSGGLGTMGFGLPAALGAQAAFPERQVIDISGDGSFQMNSQELATLVQYRLPVKIVILNNNFLGMVRQWQQLFFDKRYSQTCMELPIDFIKLAEAYGATGLRATKVEEVGDVIKKALETPGPVIMEFKVSREENVLPMVPAGAGLNEMVLAS; translated from the coding sequence GTGAAAAAAACAGGATCTCAAATATTATTGGAGTGTCTGCGCCTTGAGGGTGTTGAGACGGTTTTCGGCTATCCGGGTGGAACGGTGATCAATATCTACGATGACCTGATGGATTCGCCGATCAAGCATATTCTTAACCGTCATGAGCAGGCTGCGGTTCATGCCGCGGATGCCTATGCGCGGGTCACCGGCAAGGTCGGTGTCGCCATTGCGACCAGTGGCCCCGGTGCCACCAATACCATTACCGGCATTGCCACGGCGTACATGGATTCCATTCCCATGGTGATCATCTCCGGTCAGGTGCCGACACCGTTGATTGGTAATGACGCCTTTCAGGAAGCGGACATGATCGGCATTACCCGGCCGATCACCAAGCACAACTATCTGGTACGGGATGTCAAGGATCTGGCGCGGATTGTCAAACAGGCCTTTTACATTGCCCGTACCGGTCGTCCCGGTCCGGTCCTGATTGACCTGCCCAAAGACGTCCAGGTGGATGCAACGACGTTTTCTTATCCGGAGAACGTTGACTTGCGTGGCTACAAGCCGACAGTTAATGCCAATCCCCGTCAGTTGGAAAAAGCGGCAAAGATGATTCTTGCCGCACGTAAACCGGTGATCTATGTCGGTGGCGGGGCAACCTTGTCCGATGTGTCCGATGACCTGCTCAAGTTTGCCGAAACGATTCAGGCTCCGGTGACAACGACACTGATGGGTATGGCCAGTTTCCCGAAAACCCATCCTCTGTCGATGGGCATGCTGGGGATGCACGGAACGTTTTATGCCAATATGGCGGTGACCAATTCCGATTTGTTGATTGCGTTGGGGGCCCGCTTTGATGATCGGGTTACCGGCAAAATTGCCACCTTCGCCCCGCATGCCAAGATTATTCATGTTGATGTGGATCCGACGTCGATCAAGAAGAATGTCCGCGTTGACCTGCCGATTGTCGGTATGCTGGACGATGTCCTGCCACGCCTTACGGAAAAGGTGCAGCGTGATCAGAATGAGCTGAAAGAAGTCATCGAAGCCACAGGCGCTTGGCGGACACAGGTTGATGAGTGGAAAGAGCAGCATCCCATGGCTTACAAGCAGACCAAGTCGACCATCAAGCCACAGTATGTGATTGAAAAGTTGCGTGAGTTGACCAACGACGATGCCATTATTGCCACGGAAGTCGGCCAGCATCAGATGTGGACAGCGCAGTTTTTTGATTTCTCGCAACCGCGCACGTTTGTTACATCCGGTGGTTTAGGAACCATGGGCTTCGGTTTGCCGGCCGCTCTTGGAGCACAGGCGGCATTTCCTGAGCGACAGGTCATTGATATTTCCGGAGATGGTTCGTTCCAGATGAATTCTCAGGAACTGGCGACGTTGGTTCAATACCGCTTGCCGGTCAAGATCGTGATTCTCAACAACAACTTCCTCGGCATGGTGCGTCAGTGGCAGCAACTCTTCTTTGATAAGCGTTACAGCCAAACCTGCATGGAGCTGCCCATCGACTTTATCAAGTTGGCCGAGGCCTATGGCGCCACCGGTCTGCGTGCCACCAAAGTGGAAGAGGTCGGTGACGTGATCAAAAAGGCTCTGGAGACGCCGGGACCGGTGATCATGGAATTCAAGGTTTCCCGCGAGGAAAACGTTCTGCCCATGGTTCCAGCCGGCGCTGGTCTGAACGAAATGGTTCTGGCCTCTTGA
- a CDS encoding phosphatidylserine decarboxylase family protein — MHNQNQPIAVEGYPFIGLFAFVTLVVALLDWSLITVCCLAVTLFAVYFFRNPDRTVPQGDHIVVAPADGKVVFADVVREERYFKDDVLKISIFMSLFDVHVNRVPCSGKVIDQFYNKGQFFNASLDKASLENEQAGMLIETGTGQQVLAVQIAGLVARRIVTYPVIGDTLECGQRFGLIRFGSRLDVYLPKDTVSELRIGDLCVGGETVIGQLQ; from the coding sequence ATGCACAATCAGAATCAACCCATTGCCGTCGAGGGCTACCCGTTTATCGGTCTGTTTGCGTTTGTCACCCTGGTGGTGGCATTGCTTGACTGGAGCCTGATTACGGTGTGCTGCCTTGCCGTGACCTTGTTTGCCGTCTATTTTTTCCGCAACCCGGATCGCACGGTGCCGCAGGGGGATCACATTGTTGTGGCCCCGGCGGATGGTAAAGTCGTCTTTGCCGATGTTGTCCGGGAAGAACGTTACTTCAAGGATGATGTTCTTAAAATCAGTATTTTTATGTCGCTGTTTGATGTTCATGTGAATCGGGTTCCCTGTTCAGGAAAAGTGATTGATCAGTTTTACAACAAGGGGCAGTTCTTTAATGCCTCCCTGGACAAGGCCAGTCTTGAGAATGAACAGGCTGGAATGCTCATCGAAACCGGAACGGGGCAACAAGTTCTTGCCGTGCAAATTGCCGGACTGGTCGCACGCAGGATTGTGACCTACCCGGTTATCGGCGACACGCTTGAATGTGGACAGCGATTCGGTCTCATCCGTTTTGGATCACGATTGGATGTTTATTTACCGAAAGATACCGTCAGCGAACTGCGAATTGGCGACCTTTGTGTGGGTGGTGAAACCGTAATAGGACAATTACAATGA
- the pssA gene encoding CDP-diacylglycerol--serine O-phosphatidyltransferase, with translation MKKSFSERRENVRRGVYILPNLVTTGSLFAGFYGIVASMNHKYDVAAWFILVSAVFDALDGKIARLTNTTSQFGVEYDSLSDLVAFGVAPGVLMYTWALQPFGKLGWLAAFLYVVCGALRLARFNVQASTVESKNFVGLPIPAAASMVAACVLLFYHLGGTGTIRMVSVMVLIYSLAILMVSNVPYYSFKDPELYKRRPFGILVLAIVLIIVIVAQPAVMFFIMFLSYTIFSPILALMAYMRRRREEKVSQG, from the coding sequence ATGAAAAAATCATTCAGCGAGCGGCGGGAAAATGTGCGCCGTGGCGTGTATATCCTCCCCAATCTGGTGACGACCGGCAGCCTGTTTGCCGGCTTTTACGGCATTGTTGCCAGTATGAACCACAAATACGATGTGGCCGCCTGGTTTATTCTCGTCTCGGCCGTTTTTGATGCCCTGGACGGAAAAATTGCCCGGTTGACCAATACCACCAGTCAGTTTGGGGTTGAGTATGATTCGTTGTCGGACCTGGTTGCTTTTGGTGTTGCTCCCGGGGTGTTGATGTACACCTGGGCGCTGCAGCCGTTTGGCAAGCTGGGTTGGCTGGCGGCGTTCCTCTATGTTGTCTGCGGTGCGCTGCGTCTGGCCCGATTTAATGTTCAGGCCAGTACCGTCGAATCCAAGAACTTTGTCGGGCTGCCTATTCCTGCGGCAGCCAGTATGGTCGCGGCCTGCGTCTTACTGTTTTACCATCTGGGGGGCACTGGAACCATTCGCATGGTCTCAGTAATGGTGCTGATTTACAGTCTGGCGATTCTGATGGTCAGTAACGTGCCGTATTATTCTTTTAAAGATCCGGAACTGTATAAACGCAGACCGTTCGGCATTCTGGTGTTGGCCATTGTACTGATTATTGTCATTGTCGCTCAACCCGCGGTGATGTTTTTTATCATGTTTTTATCCTATACGATATTTAGCCCAATTTTAGCGCTGATGGCATATATGCGTCGTCGCCGGGAAGAAAAAGTTTCACAGGGCTAA
- a CDS encoding 2-isopropylmalate synthase, giving the protein MSEPKKILIFDTTLRDGEQSPGASMTIEEKLRIAHQLEKMNVDVMEAGFPIASEGDFEAVKKIAQTIKGPQIAGLSRANDKDIDRAWEALKYAGDRGRIHTFIATSDIHMKHKLKMTEDEVVETAVKAVKRAAGYTPNVEFSAEDAVRTRLPFLARVIEAVIDAGATTVNIPDTVGYTMPNEYYDIIRYLKENVPNIEKAVISVHCHNDLGLSVANSLAAIRAGAGQVECTINGIGERAGNCSLEEVVMGLKTRQDIMPFKTDVVTEHIYATSRLLTTITGIVVQPNKAIVGANAFAHEAGIHQHGVLMEKSTYEIMTPESIGLNQNKLVLGKHSGRHAFIQRLESLGYDLSKEDIEKAFVRFKALADVKKEIFDEDLDAIVADEIIRVPERYKLLQMNVSSGSFAAPTATVQMEVDGEVRKTAVIGDGPVDATFKAIKDLSGCDARLLQFSVGAITGGTDAQGECTVRLEEKGREQLGQGAHPDIIVAAAKAYINALNKIASLQKRTLVDL; this is encoded by the coding sequence ATGTCTGAGCCCAAGAAAATTTTGATTTTTGATACCACATTACGTGATGGCGAGCAGTCTCCCGGCGCCAGTATGACCATTGAGGAAAAGCTGCGCATTGCCCATCAGCTTGAAAAAATGAATGTCGATGTCATGGAGGCGGGTTTTCCTATTGCTTCGGAAGGTGACTTTGAGGCGGTCAAGAAGATCGCCCAAACGATCAAAGGACCCCAGATTGCCGGATTGTCCCGCGCTAACGACAAAGATATTGATCGCGCCTGGGAAGCCCTGAAATATGCCGGTGACCGCGGTCGCATCCATACCTTTATCGCGACCAGCGACATTCATATGAAGCACAAGCTGAAAATGACCGAGGATGAGGTGGTTGAGACGGCGGTCAAAGCGGTGAAGCGGGCTGCGGGTTATACGCCCAATGTTGAGTTTTCCGCTGAAGACGCGGTACGCACCCGTCTGCCGTTTCTCGCCCGGGTTATTGAGGCGGTCATTGATGCCGGGGCGACCACGGTGAATATCCCCGACACGGTCGGTTACACCATGCCCAATGAGTACTACGACATTATTCGCTACCTCAAAGAGAACGTGCCGAATATTGAGAAGGCGGTCATCTCGGTGCACTGCCATAACGATCTCGGTCTGTCTGTTGCTAACTCTCTGGCAGCGATTCGCGCCGGTGCTGGGCAGGTGGAATGCACCATCAACGGCATCGGTGAACGTGCCGGCAACTGCTCTTTGGAAGAAGTGGTCATGGGGCTTAAAACACGTCAGGATATCATGCCGTTCAAGACTGATGTGGTCACGGAGCATATCTATGCCACCAGTCGTTTACTGACCACGATTACCGGTATTGTTGTGCAGCCGAATAAAGCGATTGTCGGTGCGAATGCCTTTGCCCATGAAGCCGGCATCCATCAGCATGGCGTTTTGATGGAGAAATCGACCTATGAAATCATGACGCCGGAATCCATCGGCCTCAATCAGAATAAACTGGTTCTCGGCAAGCATTCAGGTCGTCATGCGTTTATTCAGCGCCTCGAAAGTCTCGGTTACGATCTGTCTAAAGAGGATATTGAGAAGGCCTTTGTTCGTTTTAAAGCCTTAGCTGATGTGAAAAAAGAGATTTTTGACGAAGACCTTGATGCCATTGTTGCCGATGAAATTATTCGCGTTCCAGAGCGTTACAAGCTGTTGCAAATGAATGTCTCTTCCGGTTCGTTTGCCGCACCGACGGCCACGGTTCAAATGGAGGTTGATGGTGAAGTGCGTAAGACGGCAGTCATTGGTGACGGTCCCGTGGATGCGACTTTCAAAGCAATCAAAGACCTCTCCGGCTGTGATGCCCGTCTGTTGCAATTCTCCGTCGGTGCGATCACCGGCGGTACGGATGCTCAAGGTGAGTGCACGGTGCGTTTAGAAGAAAAAGGTCGTGAACAGCTGGGGCAGGGGGCTCATCCCGACATTATTGTCGCGGCAGCCAAGGCCTACATCAATGCTCTGAACAAAATTGCATCATTGCAGAAACGCACATTGGTGGATCTGTAA
- a CDS encoding aspartate-semialdehyde dehydrogenase has protein sequence MTPLNLAVVGATGAVGRQLIEILEERDFPVRNLRLFASEDSVGDFIDFCDEPLPVQLLEKDSFAGVDVVFFCASGAVSEEFLPLAQRAGALCVDTALPWSAEESTLVVPEVNGDGLQRAKHRVLSNPVSMTTMLALPLAAMSSCATLKKLVVTSFESVSGCGLKAVDDLRTQCGELLNGRPAKKGCFPHQMAFNCFPQVGVFGEGRETDHEQQVQIELLQLLGDEGLDVAFTAVRIPVFYGDCASVYVEFDRRVELDCLEQALSDTQGIEWLADSQHGDYPMAIDSAGMDEIQAGRLRMANDDGTAFQLFFSMDNLRKGAAVNMVQIVEQMWKN, from the coding sequence ATGACCCCTTTGAACCTTGCTGTTGTGGGAGCGACCGGAGCGGTTGGTCGCCAGTTGATTGAAATTTTGGAAGAGCGCGATTTTCCTGTCCGGAACCTACGCCTGTTTGCCTCGGAAGATTCTGTTGGTGACTTCATTGACTTTTGTGATGAACCACTTCCTGTTCAGTTGCTTGAAAAAGATTCTTTTGCCGGTGTTGATGTGGTGTTTTTCTGTGCAAGCGGCGCTGTCAGTGAAGAATTTTTACCACTGGCCCAGCGGGCTGGTGCGTTATGTGTTGATACGGCACTCCCTTGGAGTGCGGAAGAATCGACCCTCGTCGTCCCTGAAGTCAATGGTGATGGTTTGCAGCGTGCCAAACATCGTGTGTTGTCCAATCCTGTCAGTATGACAACGATGCTCGCTCTTCCTTTGGCTGCGATGTCATCCTGTGCGACGTTGAAGAAACTTGTCGTGACCAGTTTTGAATCGGTTTCAGGCTGTGGCTTGAAGGCGGTTGATGATCTACGTACTCAGTGTGGTGAGTTGCTCAATGGGCGTCCAGCGAAAAAAGGGTGTTTTCCTCATCAGATGGCATTTAATTGTTTTCCTCAGGTTGGCGTGTTCGGCGAAGGTCGGGAAACAGATCACGAGCAGCAGGTGCAAATAGAGTTGCTGCAGCTGTTGGGTGACGAAGGTCTTGATGTTGCGTTTACCGCGGTACGCATACCGGTTTTTTACGGTGACTGTGCCAGTGTTTATGTGGAATTTGACCGACGCGTTGAGTTGGACTGCCTAGAGCAGGCTTTGTCTGATACTCAGGGGATCGAATGGCTGGCTGATTCGCAACATGGGGACTATCCAATGGCAATCGATTCGGCGGGAATGGATGAGATTCAGGCCGGGCGCTTGCGTATGGCCAATGATGATGGCACGGCGTTTCAGTTGTTTTTCTCTATGGACAATCTGCGTAAAGGGGCTGCCGTCAATATGGTTCAGATCGTTGAACAGATGTGGAAGAATTGA
- the ilvN gene encoding acetolactate synthase small subunit: MKHTISVLVENEFGVLPRVAGLFSGRGFNIDSLSVAPTIDESISRMTIVTSGDERILEQITKQLNKLIDVIKVIDFTDQDFVEREMLLVKVTAEAETRAEVLRIADIFRANVVDVTPRSYSLEATGTPQKINALIELLRPLGLKELVRSGPVVLGRGAKGWKSAE; the protein is encoded by the coding sequence ATGAAGCACACAATATCCGTTTTAGTTGAAAATGAGTTTGGCGTGTTGCCGCGCGTTGCCGGATTGTTTTCCGGGCGTGGCTTTAATATCGACAGCCTATCCGTCGCTCCGACGATTGATGAGAGCATTTCACGTATGACCATTGTGACCAGCGGTGACGAGCGGATTCTTGAGCAAATCACCAAGCAGCTTAATAAGCTGATCGACGTCATCAAGGTCATCGATTTTACCGACCAGGATTTTGTTGAGCGCGAGATGCTGTTGGTCAAGGTGACGGCGGAAGCTGAAACGCGTGCGGAAGTTTTACGTATCGCCGATATTTTTCGCGCCAATGTGGTTGATGTCACGCCCCGGTCCTATTCCCTTGAGGCCACGGGTACGCCGCAAAAGATCAATGCACTGATCGAACTGTTGCGCCCTTTGGGACTTAAAGAGTTGGTGCGCTCCGGACCGGTTGTTTTAGGACGTGGTGCTAAAGGCTGGAAAAGCGCTGAATAG
- the leuB gene encoding 3-isopropylmalate dehydrogenase gives MATQTFKVAVLPGDGIGPEVMAEAIKVLDAIEKKYDVSFEKTMANVGGAGIDLDGKALPEKTVETCRQSDAILFGSVGGPKWETLPPDEQPERGALLPLRKIFGLFCNLRPAIIFPALTGSSSLKESVIEGGFNILVVRELTGGIYFSEPKGIETVDGVQRGFDTMMYTEPEIERITRVAFDVARKRGSKVCSIDKANVLSTSVVWREVVERIAKDYADVELSHMYVDNAAMQLVRWPKQFDVMLCGNMFGDIISDEAAMLTGSLGMLPSASLAEGSFGMYEPSGGSAPDIAGQGIANPIAQILSASMMLRYSFSMGDAADAIDKAVETVLNQGYRTGDIYQGTGDEKKVNTCEMGDAIVAAL, from the coding sequence ATGGCAACACAAACATTTAAGGTAGCGGTTCTTCCAGGTGATGGCATTGGTCCCGAGGTGATGGCAGAGGCGATCAAAGTCCTGGATGCGATCGAAAAAAAATACGATGTGTCTTTCGAAAAGACCATGGCCAATGTCGGCGGTGCCGGTATTGATCTTGATGGCAAAGCATTGCCTGAAAAGACCGTGGAGACCTGCCGTCAGTCGGATGCGATTCTGTTTGGCAGCGTTGGTGGACCCAAGTGGGAAACTCTGCCGCCAGATGAGCAGCCGGAGCGTGGCGCTCTGTTGCCGTTGCGCAAGATTTTTGGTCTGTTCTGCAACCTGCGCCCGGCTATTATTTTTCCGGCCTTGACCGGCAGTTCTTCGTTGAAAGAATCGGTGATTGAGGGTGGTTTCAATATTCTCGTTGTTCGCGAGTTGACCGGTGGTATCTACTTCTCCGAGCCGAAAGGGATTGAAACGGTTGACGGCGTTCAGCGTGGTTTCGACACCATGATGTACACGGAGCCGGAGATTGAGCGGATTACCCGCGTGGCCTTTGATGTGGCACGCAAGCGCGGCAGTAAGGTGTGCAGCATTGACAAAGCCAATGTGCTGTCAACGTCTGTTGTCTGGCGTGAAGTGGTTGAGCGTATTGCCAAGGACTATGCGGATGTTGAACTGTCCCATATGTACGTTGACAACGCCGCCATGCAACTGGTGCGCTGGCCCAAGCAGTTTGATGTCATGCTGTGTGGCAATATGTTTGGCGATATTATCTCCGATGAAGCCGCTATGCTGACCGGTTCGCTGGGTATGCTGCCTTCGGCCTCTCTGGCGGAAGGTTCCTTTGGCATGTATGAGCCATCCGGCGGTAGTGCTCCGGATATTGCCGGACAGGGGATTGCCAACCCGATTGCTCAAATTCTGTCGGCTTCCATGATGCTGCGCTATTCCTTCTCCATGGGCGATGCGGCAGATGCCATTGATAAGGCTGTGGAAACAGTTCTGAATCAAGGCTATCGTACCGGTGATATTTACCAGGGCACTGGCGATGAAAAGAAAGTAAACACCTGTGAAATGGGTGATGCCATTGTTGCGGCGCTGTAG
- a CDS encoding 3-isopropylmalate dehydratase small subunit: MEKIFKGPAIFLDRSDINTDEIIPAKYLTEVTKEALQPYMLEDLKLDGFDPKGEELKNARVVVSRQNFGCGSSREHAPWVFEVNDVHTIIAEGYARIFRQNMFNGGMLAIELPKADIDALFELSKAGNVSIDVDVDAQQIKASVAGQDKTFAFEISEFDKALVKAGGWVEFADERY; encoded by the coding sequence ATGGAAAAAATCTTTAAAGGTCCGGCGATCTTTCTCGATCGTTCCGATATCAATACCGATGAAATTATTCCGGCCAAATATCTGACGGAAGTGACCAAGGAAGCTTTACAGCCGTACATGTTGGAAGACCTCAAGCTTGACGGGTTTGATCCTAAGGGCGAAGAACTCAAGAATGCCCGTGTTGTCGTTTCCCGGCAGAATTTTGGTTGTGGTTCTTCCCGTGAGCATGCACCGTGGGTTTTTGAAGTGAATGATGTGCATACCATTATTGCTGAAGGTTATGCGCGTATTTTCCGTCAGAATATGTTTAATGGCGGTATGCTGGCTATTGAGCTGCCCAAGGCGGACATTGATGCTCTGTTTGAGTTATCAAAGGCTGGTAATGTGTCTATTGATGTTGATGTGGATGCGCAACAGATCAAGGCGAGTGTTGCCGGTCAGGACAAGACGTTTGCTTTTGAAATTTCCGAATTCGATAAGGCTCTGGTCAAGGCTGGTGGCTGGGTGGAATTCGCTGATGAGCGCTACTGA
- a CDS encoding 3-isopropylmalate dehydratase large subunit, translated as MGKTIAEKIFASHLRDEPFAGTKVLDLDRVLCHEITTPVAIADLEWRGKDRVFDKDKIKAVIDHVTPSKDTKTAIQAKMLRDWARRHDITDFFDVGHNGVCHALFPEKGYIRPGFTAIMGDSHTCTHGAFGAFAAGVGTTDLEVGILKGVCAFREPATIRVNLNGELAQGVFAKDVILYVIGQLGVNGATDRVIEFAGPVVDAMSMESRMTLCNMAIEAGGTCGICMPDGVTVDYLWPFIQDEYADKAAAVADYQKWHSDADASYDQVLDFNVSTLEPHVTFGYKPDCVKPVSEMAGTPVDQIYIGTCTNGRIEDLREAAAILKGHRIADTVRGIVSPATPKIFRDALAEGIIQIFMDAGFCVTNPTCGACLGMSNGVLAEGEVCASTSNRNFNGRMGKGGMVHLMSPATAAATALTGKITDARTLK; from the coding sequence ATGGGAAAGACGATAGCAGAAAAAATCTTTGCGAGCCATCTGCGTGATGAGCCGTTTGCCGGGACCAAGGTTCTCGATCTGGACCGGGTGTTGTGCCATGAAATCACCACACCGGTTGCCATTGCCGACTTGGAATGGCGGGGCAAGGATCGTGTCTTTGATAAAGACAAAATCAAGGCGGTCATTGATCATGTGACCCCGTCCAAAGATACGAAAACGGCTATTCAGGCGAAAATGCTGCGTGACTGGGCGCGTCGCCATGACATCACCGACTTTTTTGATGTCGGTCATAATGGCGTTTGCCACGCTCTGTTCCCGGAAAAAGGCTATATCCGCCCCGGCTTTACCGCCATTATGGGCGATAGTCACACCTGTACTCATGGTGCATTCGGTGCGTTTGCCGCCGGTGTCGGTACGACGGACCTGGAAGTGGGGATTCTCAAAGGTGTTTGTGCCTTTCGCGAGCCAGCCACGATCCGTGTGAATCTGAATGGTGAGCTGGCACAAGGTGTGTTTGCTAAAGACGTGATTCTTTATGTGATCGGCCAACTTGGCGTCAATGGCGCTACTGACCGAGTGATCGAATTTGCCGGGCCTGTTGTTGATGCCATGAGTATGGAATCACGTATGACCCTGTGCAATATGGCCATTGAGGCGGGTGGTACCTGCGGTATCTGTATGCCGGATGGGGTAACCGTTGATTACCTGTGGCCGTTTATTCAGGATGAGTATGCGGATAAAGCTGCAGCTGTCGCGGATTACCAAAAATGGCATTCCGATGCCGACGCCAGCTATGATCAGGTCCTGGATTTCAACGTCTCGACTCTCGAACCGCATGTGACATTCGGCTATAAACCGGACTGTGTCAAGCCGGTCTCTGAAATGGCCGGCACTCCGGTGGACCAGATTTATATCGGTACCTGCACCAACGGTCGTATTGAAGATTTGCGTGAAGCCGCAGCTATTCTCAAAGGGCACCGCATTGCTGATACGGTGCGTGGCATTGTTTCTCCGGCCACGCCGAAGATTTTTCGTGATGCTTTGGCTGAAGGGATTATCCAGATCTTTATGGATGCCGGCTTCTGTGTCACCAATCCAACCTGTGGTGCCTGCTTGGGCATGAGTAACGGTGTCCTGGCTGAAGGGGAAGTCTGTGCTTCCACCAGTAACCGTAACTTCAATGGCCGCATGGGTAAAGGCGGCATGGTGCATCTGATGAGTCCGGCAACGGCGGCAGCAACGGCTCTTACCGGTAAAATCACCGATGCCCGGACTTTGAAATAG
- the asd gene encoding aspartate-semialdehyde dehydrogenase, whose amino-acid sequence MKVGFIGWRGMVGSVLLQRMQEENDFNGIEPVFFSTSQVGQEAPMGAGTLKDATDITELKALDVVMTCQGGDYTKAVHGPLRAAGWQGYWIDAASSLRMDDNAVIILDPVNRQVIDDALAAGQKDFIGGNCTVSLMLMAIGGLFRAGLVEWVSSMTYQAASGAGAPNMRELLGQMGVLEDSVADLLANPSSAILDIDKKVTETLRGDQLPTKEFGFALAGSVLPWIDREVEDGQSREEWKGYAETNKILAAENPIPIDGICVRIGAMRCHSQALTIKLNKDLPIEEIEQLIANDNDWVQFVPNFKEQTLQQLTPAAVSGTLTVPVGRVRKMKMGPQYLSAFTCGDQLLWGAAEPLRRMLQILLEK is encoded by the coding sequence ATGAAAGTCGGATTTATCGGTTGGCGCGGTATGGTTGGTTCTGTTCTTCTGCAACGTATGCAGGAAGAAAATGATTTCAACGGGATTGAGCCGGTCTTCTTTTCCACCTCGCAAGTGGGACAGGAAGCTCCTATGGGTGCGGGCACCCTCAAGGATGCCACCGATATCACCGAGCTCAAGGCACTGGATGTGGTCATGACCTGTCAGGGTGGTGATTACACCAAGGCGGTCCATGGTCCTCTGCGTGCCGCAGGTTGGCAGGGCTACTGGATTGATGCGGCCAGTTCCTTGCGCATGGACGACAATGCCGTGATTATCCTTGACCCGGTCAATCGCCAGGTGATTGATGATGCACTGGCCGCCGGACAAAAAGATTTCATTGGTGGCAACTGCACCGTCAGCCTGATGCTGATGGCCATCGGAGGTCTGTTCCGTGCCGGTCTGGTTGAGTGGGTCTCTTCCATGACCTATCAGGCCGCTTCCGGTGCCGGTGCGCCCAATATGCGCGAGTTGCTTGGTCAGATGGGCGTGTTGGAGGATTCTGTTGCCGATTTGTTGGCGAATCCTTCTTCAGCGATTCTGGATATTGACAAGAAGGTCACCGAGACCCTGCGCGGCGATCAACTGCCTACCAAGGAGTTTGGTTTTGCGTTGGCCGGCAGCGTCTTGCCGTGGATTGACCGGGAAGTAGAAGATGGCCAGAGTCGCGAAGAGTGGAAGGGCTATGCTGAAACCAATAAGATTTTGGCAGCGGAAAACCCGATTCCCATTGACGGCATCTGTGTTCGTATTGGAGCGATGCGTTGCCACAGCCAGGCATTGACCATCAAGTTGAACAAAGATCTGCCGATTGAAGAGATCGAACAGCTGATTGCCAATGACAACGACTGGGTCCAGTTTGTTCCAAACTTCAAGGAGCAGACCCTGCAGCAACTGACTCCGGCCGCGGTTTCCGGAACATTGACGGTTCCCGTCGGCCGGGTGCGTAAAATGAAGATGGGTCCTCAGTATCTGTCGGCGTTTACCTGTGGTGACCAGCTTCTGTGGGGCGCCGCTGAACCCCTGCGTCGCATGTTGCAGATCTTGCTGGAAAAATAA